GAAAATTCGTGGCGTTTCGGTCGTAGCGCGTCGCCACGCGCCGGAAGTCCTTCAGTCGGCAGAACATTCGCTCAATGGCGTTCCGGTTTCGATAGAGGAAGGGCGAGAAGCAATTTTTCCATTTGCGATTGGCCTTCGGCGGAATGTTCGGCATTGCGCCGCGCTCTTCGACCTGCCTTCGGATCGCATTCGTGTCATAACCCTTGTCGCCATGCAGGATTTCGCAGTCCGGAAGCCTCGCAAGCAGCGCCGCGCCCGCTGTGCAGTCGGCGACCTGGCCGCCCGTGAGGATGAAGGCGAGCGGCCGGCAGTGCGCATCGGTCAGCGCGTGGATTTTCGTCGTGCGTCCGCCGCGCGAGCGACCGATGGCCTGATTTTTCTCCCCCCTTTTCCGCCCGAGGCCGAGCGATGCGCCTTCACGGCGGAGGAGTCGATAAGAACCTCGGTGGGCGGATCGCCGGCTTGGGCAAGCGCCTGGAACAGATCGGACCAGACGCCCTTGGCGGCCCAGCGCACATAGCGGTTGTAGAGCGTTTTCTTCGGCCCATATTCGGGCGGCGCGTCGATCCAACGGCCGCCTGATTTCAACACATGGACGATCCCACTTATGACGCGCAGATCATCAACTCGCGGCTTGCCGCGCGTATCCGTGGGAAGATGCGGCGCAATCTTCAGAAATTGAGTGTCCGTCAGCCAAAATTGATCCCGATTCATCAGCGATTCCTCTCGGAATCTGTTGTAGCCCCTTAAGTTTCGGACAGACACTCTCCGGCTTCGGCGGCCAAGCGATCCGCGATGAACTCGCGGGGTGAACGATAGCCAAGCGCGCGATGCGGATGGCGTGTGTTGTAATGC
This genomic interval from Candidatus Rhodoblastus alkanivorans contains the following:
- a CDS encoding IS5 family transposase (programmed frameshift) gives rise to the protein MNRDQFWLTDTQFLKIAPHLPTDTRGKPRVDDLRVISGIVHVLKSGGRWIDAPPEYGPKKTLYNRYVRWAAKGVWSDLFQALAQAGDPPTEVLIDSSAVKAHRSASGGKGGRKNQAIGRSRGGRTTKIHALTDAHCRPLAFILTGGQVADCTAGAALLARLPDCEILHGDKGYDTNAIRRQVEERGAMPNIPPKANRKWKNCFSPFLYRNRNAIERMFCRLKDFRRVATRYDRNATNFLAAVCIAAAVSYWL